The Heptranchias perlo isolate sHepPer1 chromosome 30, sHepPer1.hap1, whole genome shotgun sequence region cattgtgtgacgcCCATTAATATGATCTGGTGGCGTACTTTAAAAGTGGGATTCTTTTCTCAATCTGCTAGGACCCTGCATGAAGTGAAATTAGTTTGGTCTCATTATCCCTATTGCCTCAGATCTGTAGGGGGCTTCACTAAGATCTGTACTTGTTACATTTAAGCCCACCATGAACAAACATACGAACAGAtgcaaatgacagacaggaaaagaccagctggtccatcaaggctGCCCCACATTCATGATGGCCGGAACATCATGACTAAATACTTCTTACcgcgttcccccccacccccaactccccccacccctgccccccctccaacCCTGCAGCcaagtaatctcctgggagagacacaAAACAAAGAAACGCAGGGGCAATAAGGAaaaaaatacactggaaaattcctttccggctccctcaggtgatcgaaaccagtccaggagatcacatggaccacgtGTTATCTGTGAAGCCACTTACTtcctatatgatgcgatctctgccccagtcaagaaacggtccagctctctcttgaaggcggagagtcagtgcccaccacaccagctggcaacacattccagaagcTCACTACTCTCTAGGAAAAGAAGAGCCGCCCAACATCCCGTCTAAGGTAGACTTCCATGATAACTGAGTGAGTGAATGCACACTGTGGTATAAAACTGAAAACATGTAAACCATGAAGGTCTTATGTTTgatgctggtctgtgctgatctcaaCCACAGTGCCTGAACttcagggtggatagagagaaactatttccgctggttggggattctaggactagggggcacagtctaaaaattagagccagacctttcaggagtgagattagaaaacaaaggatggtagaagtttggaactctcttccgcaaacggcaattgatgctagctcaaatgctaattttaaatctgagatagatagctttttgccaaccaaaggtattaagggatttgggccaaaggcaggtatatggagttagatcacagatcagccatgatcttatcaaatggaggagcaggcacgaggggctgaatggcctactcctgttcctatgttacctcAGCACAGGATTCTATTTCAACTGAGGAGAGGTAAAAGGAGAGAAATGGAATCATAAAATGATGATATATATTTGTGTATATTTGATATATGTGTAAGTGTGCAATCCAGTTCAAGAATGAGGTCACCATTTTATAAGCATTCTTGCGGTGGATATAAACTCTGATTGGCAAGGTGCTGAATTACATACAAATCTACAAAATTGTGGGACgtgactttatttacatgaagaTTTGGTGAGCAACTGTTGGCTGTCAGCTGGGTTTTAATGAGACTGGATTAGACAATGTAATGGCAAAATATGGTTTACTCATGACCGAGTCGTCAAGATTGAGAAATCTACTTACAGTTCTAAAactcagtggagagagaaaccgatcCCACACTGGCCAACGTGGACCTCTTAGTGACATGAGTGGAGGTCTAAGAGGAAGTCACATTGCTGCCAACTTGGCCATGGATCATGGAGGTGCTGGGAATAGGGGGAAAGGCAGAAGataatgtgaaagatggagagttAGATTCACCAAAACATAAAGGTGTTTAGAAGATATCACCCTCAGTTTTATTATTTTCCAGAGGATGTTTACCAATATCTGACTTTGAAGCGGAGTGAATACAATGACTTTTCCTGTGGGGTAAATATAATGCATGGaacgacttcaatggaaataaaaatgggggggagatgtaaaatgggctatcGCACAAAGTCGAGATCTGCCCTGTGGAATCTCCCAGATGAAGACTTTGCTGGTCTCCGTCTCTGCTGGTCTCCGTCTCTGCTGGTGCTCTCCGTCTCTGCTGGTCTGCTTCTCTGCTGGTCTGCTTCTCTGCTGGTGCTCTCCATCTCTGCTGGTCTCCGTCTCTGCTGGTGCTCTCCGTCTCTGCTGGTCTGCTTCTCTGCTGGTCTGCTTCTCTGCTGGTGCTCTCCGTCTCTGCTGGCCTCCATCTCTGCTAGCCTCCATCTCTGCTGGCCTCCATCTCTGCTGGCCTCCATCTCTGCTGGTCTCAGCCATTCTACCATTCTAAGCTTTACATGGTCTGCTGTTGGCAGTTTTCGTGCTTTAGCCCCATGCACAATCCATGAGAAAAACATGAACATTTAAATTTGAAAAAGCCTTATTTGGTTTCCTCTACCTATAAAACTTGGAGCTAAAATTAACTGGAACATTCTGTAACGGAAAGAAATAACTAACCAGAAAAATGATTAATACCTCTACACAGCTGCAGTAAACAACATCCCATAATTGTACATTCATGTATATATTACAACAGTAAGTATTCCTAGAATAATActaaataaaacattaaaaagcTTGGTATAGTTAAAGTTTTCCTGGGGGGAAAATAGAACCCTATAAGTGTATAACTTTAAAATGCCTACGAACAAATGTCCCCGTTTCACTGTTAGCCATAGttcagttggtcgcactctcgcctctgagtcagaaggtcatgggttcaagtcccactccagagacttgagcacataatccaggctgatgctccagtgcagtactgagagagtgctgcactgttggaggtgctgtctttcggatgagacgttaaactgaggccccgtctgccctctcaggtagactatttcgaagaagagcaggggagttctccctggtgtcctggccaatatttatcccccaaccaacatcactaaaaaacaaattatctggtcattatcacattgctgtttatgggagcttgctgtgcgcaaattggctgccgcgtttcctacattacaacagtgactgcacttcaaaagtacttaattggctgaacggtgctttgggacatcctggagttgtggaaggcgctatataaatgcaagtctttctttttttttaaagtcacggCGACAGAACAGgagaagctctgaggaaattctggcCAAAAACAGAAAAGATTTTGAAATTCATGGCTGGCTGATCGGCATCTGTAACAGAAGAGAGGGTTTAACGTCTATTGACATGGATAGGAAATGGCGGGCAACCCGTCTGTGATTTCCTGATGTACGCCACTGGCAGCGAGGCTAACGTCTATGATGATAAACCCAGAATACTGGCCCTCATGCCTACTCTTCCTCCTGGGTACTCTGCAGTCCTCTGGTTGAATTCTCTGACTTCAACCTTTAACAGTCTCCCCATCTTGTTGCTTGACTGTGTCAGTCATGTTACACGGCACTCCCTTCTGTCTCTCTAATGCCCTTTCACAGTCTGACCAAAATGGGCTTTGTATTACCCAGCACATTAAAACCTGTTTACGGGCTCTTACACCCATTAGTTGCCTCTTTGTAGCTGAGCTAACTACAGCCAGATTCTGCGCACATAAGCCTCCACATATGGCGGTGTCTTACCATGGCCACATCCTCAGGCTCCTTGCCTTCCTCCCGATGTTGCTGGTCATCAGCAACTCCTGTCTCTCTGGGGATTGGGGAAGAGCTTAGATAGTGGCAAAGAGAACGATTCATGCCCTACTTTATGTATAAAAAAATCCAATATATATACATCGAGCAGACACCCTCACCTTGAAAAACTCAAGAAAAGTAATAAAGTCACAGCAATATTTCTTGCAGTCCGAGATAAGATACAAAGAACTTGTTTTACatatgcctttcatgtcctcaagacaACCCAAAGTGCTACACAGCCAACAAGCGTggccactgttgttttgtaggcaaacacggcagccaatttgtacacagcacgttcccacaaatagcagttacatcgagttacatcaaaactatagcacagaaacaggccattcggcccaactggtctatgtcggcgtttatgctccacacgagcctcctccctccctacttcatctagccctatcagcatatccttctatccctttctccctcatgtacttatctaacttcccttaaatgcatctatgctttttatTAGCggctattttaaatttatgacctttagttttgaactcccccgcaagtggagacACTTTCTGTACGTTTACACCATCAAACCCATTAattgtcttaaagacctctatcaggtcacccctcagccttctcttttctagaaaaaagagccccagcctgttcagccattcctgataagaatatcctctcagtgagataaatgaccagataatctgtttttggagatGTTGATCGATGTGACAAAATAATTATATTCCTGGTGAGGGAGCAAATTGTTCCCAGGTTACACATTCTGGTTGCCACCGTCGGTCATGTTGTCTTTCCTGGACTGGTACTTCAGTAAAACCAGTCAAATGACCAGCACAGAGTTCAAGGCGTTCAGTCTTATCAATTCCAACCTGCTATTGCCACTCACTGATTACTCCTGCCACTTTTAGCGGGCATTGAAATTGTAGGCAGATGGCTGGCAACTTCCCAACATGCATGGCCAGCAGACAAAGCTCCCAATGGCAGTGCCATCTCGGAGAAATTATCCCTGAAGTTTTTGCATTGAGTTTTGGATGGAGCAGTGTAGGAGGACAAACTCATCCTTTACTTGCTTTGTATTTTTAATATGTATGAATTTATAAGCAGAAGCAGCTTGTATCCAGGCAGATTATTAAATTTATGACATACAGCTTCCAATTCTTCACTCAGCCCATCACTGGCAAGGATTCAAACTGCACGAAGACCCATAGTCAAACACGTTCTCACTGTTTATTAAAAAAAGTTGCATTCGCAAAACCTCTTGAGACTAAAGATCACTAGATCAGCTAGATCGCTTTAAAAAGTACCAAAATTAATCAAACTCTTGATGCTTCTGGCATTTTAATATCTAAGCCGCATCCACCGAGGCAAATAGTTTTCATTTGCCTGAGGAGTTTATATAGAACTTTTTTTAATACACCGGTTACAAAGATCAGCCGTTTCGACAGCACTCTCATTATTCCTCTCTGTGTTGGGATTATGAGTAGTGTTTGATAACCAGCAATGGCTGACTCACCCCTGCTAATAACATAAAGCCAGATAATTGTCCTCCTGAAACTAGTGTTTAATTTTAGATTCCAccataatatattttttaattaactCAACAGTCCTGAAGTAGCCTCGATGGAGGAGCTGGGTGATGTAGGGAGTTAACACTTTGCCTTCCCAGCCCTGAGATTCTGGGTTCACATCCAGGCCAACCTGATGGGCCAAAAGCCTTCCTTTCCCTGTCAACTCTTAAGAGCCCGATACAAAATGAGCTGGAGGCAGTctgacaaattggctgccatgtttcctacattacaacagtggctacacttcaaaatgtacttcatcggctgtgaagcgttttgggacgtcccagggtcgtgaaaggctctatatagttgcaagttctttcttccctccttccctccctccctccctaatgTTGTCCTGTGTTTAGCTGGTTTCTACTTCTCTATTCTGCTTTTTATTGGAATTTTATAAATATTCTACAAGGAAGAAAAAGACGGAAGCTGTTAAaacccggtgtttatgctgcacacgagactccccccacccctcttcatctaacgctatcagcataatgttctattcctttctccctcgtgtgtttatctagcttaaaggcatctatgctattcgcctcagctacgccttgtggtagcgagttccaaattctagccactctctggaCAAAGAACTAGAACCTGAAGAAGAAACTATTGTAGTTATGAGATTCGAACACCCAAGCAGAAAGTAACTTAATGGAGAGGCCTCTCAACATCTTGTCTCTAATCTCAATTAATGCCGAATGAGTTTTCAGCTAAAATGTTTTATCTTTTAGTTCCCCAGATTACAGCAAGATTGAATAGATCCAATTATTTTTGACGGCACTTTGATGTCTTTTCAATGTTTTATTGGTGTGTTAAGGATCTTTCTGCTGATTGATTTAGCATCATTTTGCTCAATTTATTCTCTCCCCATTAATTCCCTATCCAGTTACGTTCATTGAGACTGGGGGACACACAATGGATTAGAGCTTTGACCTTTCGACTCTGGAACCTTGGCTGAATCTCATCCAGTCTGATGGGATGGAAGTCTGCTCACTCTTTACCATCTGTGAGGAAAAATCTAACAATTGTGAAGTATAAAATTGCTGAAAAACTAATCAGAACGTGTAATTTTTAATGAAATAATTCAAAAAAAATTCTTGGGGAGCATTGTCCTCGATCCCCTTAGAAATGTACCACCAATTTTTTGCCttcaatatttggattttcccctTTAGGTTTTCATGTATTATGTTTTCCCGCCAATAGGAGCAGAGCAATGTTgagtatacaacaacaacttgcatttatatagcgcctttaatatagcaaaacgtctccaaagtgcttcacaggagcgtaatcagacaaaaattgacacccagccaaagaaggagacattaggacaggtgattaaaggtttggtcaaagaggtaggttttacagaGCGTCAAAAGTtggagggagagatgaggaggcggagaggcttagggagggaattccagaacttagggcctaggcagccgaaggcatggccgccaatggtgaggcaaaggaaaggggggggatgcacaagaggccagtgttggaggaacaaagtgatctcggagggtggcagggctggcggaggttacagagatagggaggggcgagggcatggagggatttgaatacgaggatgagaattttcaattcGAGGCATGGGTGGACCGCTACTTTATGTTACTAAGTCCatgtaactacttgttttcaccTGGCAGAGACTTATAATCAAGGCTgtctttgagttgtcagcttttttgaagcggCTGGTTAGCTTTTGCTAGATCCCTAGGTGGGCCTGTGCGTCTCAGCTATGGTGGTGACTGCAGCAGGCATTAGTGGTGGGCTCGATGGTCACATACCTTTACTGACtctcacgcatgaagaatggttacttgggGGTGAGGCAGCAGAGAGcggccagcacctgtggaactgaaccctaGCTACGAGTCGGTGTCTTCAGGAGAGcgggggtctggggggggggaataaaacgGGAACAAAGCAGATATCGACTGAAAGCTTATTGTGCTGCCAGCAATACTGAATGTGCGGTCAAGAAAGTTTAGGTAAAGAGATTCTTAAATTTCAAGGGTTGGGGCCACATATTAGGTTAGAGTGATTCTGCCTTCCGATGCTCCCAGCGGGGAGCGCTGCTGCCAGGAAAATCACTAGAGCACAGCAAATAACTTTCCTGCCTCTAAtattggatggaaaatcacaggcaatGCGCACATGGTTTCCCAAAATGCACTCAGTGCGCGTACCACACCCCAGGGGGAGCGCCTGTTGTGTGTTTATACAACGGGTCGAAATTTTGGTATGAAATCTTGCTAACAGGCCCTGCAGGGGAATCCTGCATTCAGAAAGTAATTGGGTCCAACCCTGTGATATGATTCATCAAATAAATAAGAATACAATCCTGGACAGGAAGTGTTACCATTTGTGACATAAATACCCCCGATCCTCTTGTGGTTCTGTGATTTTCCACAGCAATAAAGATGTCTTATTGCATTGGAATCCGAGGAGATTTGCTGGGCTCCTGTTGATAATCTTCTCATTCCCTGCTGACTGTGTCAGTGCAGGACTACAAAGATGTAATAACTGTCCCACAGGCTCTTCCTCGTCCTCCCAATTCCTCACTCTCGACTTGAAATCGGTCTGTAATTTGTTGGTAACAAACCTGTTAATGGGTTTATGTGCAAGATGGattgaacttgtatttatatagtgccttttgtgacctcaggacgtcccaaagcgatgaagtactcttgaagagtagtcactgttgtaatataggaaatgcggcagccaatttgcgcacagcaaggtcccacaaacagcactgtgataatgaccagataatctgtttttaattgatgttggttgagggataaatattgacccaggacaccggggagaactcccttgctctgctaataatgctatgggatcttttgcgtccatctgagagggcagatggggccacggtttaacgtctcatccaaaagacggcacctccaacagtgcggcactccctcagtactgcgctgga contains the following coding sequences:
- the LOC137300104 gene encoding octapeptide-repeat protein T2-like, encoding MVEWLRPAEMEASRDGGQQRWRLAEMEASRDGEHQQRSRPAEKQTSRDGEHQQRRRPAEMESTSREADQQRSRPAETESTSRDGDQQRRRPAKSSSGRFHRADLDFVR